The genomic DNA CCGCGCTTCTCCGTGTACCGGTCGGTGAGCGGGCGGGTCATGGAACTGCTGGGAGGACTGTCGCCCCTGGTGGAGCCGCTCAGCCTCGACGAGGCCTTCGTCGACCTGGAGGCCGGGGGCGCCGCGTACGACGCGGAGGGGGCGCGGGTGGTGGGGGAGCGGCTGCGCCGGGACATCCGCCTCGTGACCGGGCTGACCGGATCGGTGGGGCTGGCGGGCTCCAAGATGCTGGCGAAGATCGGTTCCGAGAGGGCGAAGCCGGACGGCCTGGTGCTCATCGAACCGGGGACGGAGCGGGCACTGCTGGCGCCCATGGGGGTGCGGACGCTGCCCGGTGTCGGGCCGGCGACCGAGGAGCACCTGCGGCGGGCCGGGATGGCGACGGTCGCCGACCTGGTCGAGGCCGGCGAGGACGAGCTCGTACGGCTCCTGGGCAGGGCGCACGGGACGTCGCTGTACGCGATGGCGCTGGGTCGCGACGACCGCCCGGTGGTGGCGGAGCGGGACGCCAAGTCGGTCTCGGTGGAGGACACCTTCGACGTGGACCTGCACGACCGGGCGCGGGTGCGGCGGGAGGTGGAACGGCTCGCCGAGCGGTGCGTGCGCCGGCTGCGGGCCGCCGGTCGCTCGGGGCGCACGGTGGTGCTGAAGGTGCGGCGGTACGACTTCTCGACGCTGACCCGTTCCGAGACGCTGCGCGGCCCGACCGACGACCCCGTGGTGGTGCGGGAGGCCGCCGCCCGGCTGCTCGACGCCGTCGACACGACGGGCGGGGTGCGGTTGCTCGGTGTGGGGGTCAGCGGGCTGGCCGACTTCACGCAGGAGGACCTGTTCGCCCAGGCGTCGGCCGACGGTTCCCGGGCCGTGTCCGGTCCCCGCGGCGACGTGCCGGCGGCCCCCACGGGGGCGGAGGAGGACGCCGCCGGTCCGCAGGGGCCGCCGCCCGCGCCGGGCGGCGGCGGGGCCGGTGCGGGCGGCGGGGAGCCGGCGGGGGAGCGGCGGTGGGCCGCCGGAGCCGACGTGCGGCACTCCGTGTACGGGCCCGGGTGGGTGCAGGGCAGCGGGCTCGGCCGGGTCACCGTGCGGTTCGAGGGCCCCGGGTCGGCGCCCGGCAGGGTGCGGACCTTCCGTACCGACGACCCGGAGCTGGAGCCTTCCGACCCGCTGCCGCTGGTGCCGGAGGGTGGTCAGCCGCTGCCCTCCGCCGGCGTGTCGGAGCCCACGTCCGGGGAGGGTGCGGACGGCAGGGGCAGGTCGTAGTGCCGGTGGAGCCGGAGTTCCTGTTCCGGCGAGAGGTGCCGGCCCACCCCGAGGTCCGGTGCGTCCTTGACCAGGGACTTCCCGTACGGGACGCGCAGGTGGCCGTCGACGAGCCCGCTCGGCTCCAGCGGGACGAACGCGTCACGGCCGAAGAGTCCCGTCCGCACGGCCGCCCACTTCGGGACGCCCGTCGCATCGTCCAGGTACACCTCGTCCACCGTGCCGATCCTGTGGCCGTCGCGGTCGAAGGCCTTGCGCCCGATCAGGCCGCGCGGGTCGATGTCGGTCTGCACAGTTCCTCCGGTCGGTCGCGACTGGTCCCCGGACACCACGAAAGGGCACAACGGTGACGTCGGCCACTCGAGGAAGCGGCCCGTGACCTCGCTGGTAGGCTGGCAACGGCTGCTGACCCCGTGCGGGAGAGTCCTCCGGAGGAATCGTCCGGGGGCGCCGAAGGAGCAAATCCTCCCCGGAATCTCTCAGGCCCCTGTACCGCACGGACGAGGTCACTCTGGAAAGCAGGGCGGGAGTCGGACGGCACCCGCCCTCACCGACGGTGAAAGCCGCGCCACCCCGCCGGGATGCGCGGCGAAGCTCTCAGGTTGAGATGACAGAGGGGGAGGCCGTCCGGGCACCCGCGCCGAGGTGCCCCTCGCAGGTCGCTACGACCAGGAGGCCCCCGTACATGACCGCCAACCGCATTCCGCTCTCCCAGCTCGAGCGGGGCACCCCCTTCGAGCAGCGCCACATCGGCCCCGACGCCGGGGCGCGTGCCAAGATGCTCGCGCAGGTCGGCTACGGCTCGCTCGACGAGCTCACGGCGGCCGCGGTGCCGGACGTGATCAAGAGCGCCGAGGCCCTCGGGCTGCCCGAGGCCCGCACCGAGGCCGAGGTCCTCGCCGAACTGCGCGACCTCGCCGGACGCAACCGGGTCCTGGCCCCGATGATCGGCCTCGGCTACTACGGCACGTTCACCCCGCCGGTCATCCTCCGCAACGTCATGGAGAACCCGGCCTGGTACACGGCGTACACCCCGTACCAGCCGGAGATCTCCCAGGGCCGTCTGGAGGCGCTGCTCAACTTCCAGACCGTGGTCGCCGACCTGACGGGTCTGCCCACCTCCGGCGCCTCCCTCCTCGACGAGGGCACCGCCGCCGCCGAGGCCATGTCCCTCGCGCGGCGCGTCGGCAAGGTCAAGGACGGCGTCTTCCTGGTCGACGCCGACGCCCTGCCGCAGACGATCGCCGTCATCGAGACCCGCGCCGAGCCGACCGGCGTCGAGGTCGTCGTCGCCGACCTCGGCGACGGCATCCCCGCCGAGGTCGCCGAGCGCGGCGTCTTCGGCGTCCTCCTCCAGTACCCGGGCGCGTCCGGCGCGGTCCGCGACATCAAGCCGCTGGTCGACGCCGCCCACGAACTCGGCGCCGTCGTCACCGTCGCCGCCGACCTGCTCGCGTTGACCCTGCTCACCCCGCCCGGCGAGCTGGGCGCGGACATCGCCGTCGGCACCACCCAGCGGTTCGGCGTCCCGATGGGCTTCGGCGGTCCGCACGCCGGCTACATGGCCGTCCGCGACACGTTCGCCCGCAGCCTCCCCGGCCGCCTCGTCGGCGTCTCCGTCGACGCCGACGGCGACAAGGCGTACCGCCTCGCCCTCCAGACCCGCGAGCAGCACATCCGCCGCGAGAAGGCCACCAGCAACATCTGCACCGCCCAGGTGCTCCTCGCCGTCATGGCCGGCATGTACGCGGTCTACCACGGCCCCGAGGGCCTGAAGGAGATCGCCCGGCGCACCCACCGGTACGCGGCGGTCCTCGCGGCCGGCCTGCGCGCCGGCGGCGTCGAGCTCGTCCACGGGGCCTTCTTCGACACCGTCACCGCGCGCGTGCCCGGCAGGGCCGCCGAGGTCGTCGCCGCGGCCCGCGGGAACGGCGTCAACATCCACCTCGTCGACGCCGACCACGTCTCCGTCGCCTGCGACGAGACCACCGGCCGCGCCCAGCTCTCGGCCGTGTGGGCCGCCTTCGGCGTGAGCGGCGACATCGAGGCGCTGGACGCCGGGACCGCCGACGCGCTGCCCGAGGCGCTGCTGCGCACCGACGCGTACCTGACCCACCCGGTCTTCCACGCACACCGTTCCGAGACCGCGATGCTGCGGTACCTGCGCAGGCTCGCCGACCGCGACTACGCGCTGGACCGCGGCATGATCCCGCTCGGTTCCTGCACGATGAAGCTGAACGCGACCACCGAGATGGAGCCGGTCACCTGGCCCGAGTTCGGCCAGATGCACCCCTTCGCCCCGGCGGAGCAGGCCGAGGGCTACCTCACGCTCATCCACGAGCTGGAGGACCGCCTCGCCGAGATCACCGGCTACGACAAGGTGTCCATCCAGCCCAACGCCGGTTCGCAGGGCGAGCTCGCGGGCCTCCTCGCCGTCCGCGCCTACCACCGCGCCAACGGCGACGCGCAGCGCACGGTCTGCCTCATCCCGTCCTCCGCGCACGGCACCAACGCCGCCTCGGCCGTCATGGCGGGGATGAGGGTCGTCGTCGTCAAGACCGCCGACGACGGCGAGGTCGACGTCGCGGACCTGCGCGCCAAGATCGAGCGGCACCGCGACGAACTCGCCGTGCTGATGATCACCTATCCGTCGACGCACGGTGTCTTCGAGGAGCACGTCGCCGACATCTGCGCCCGGGTCCACGAGGCGGGCGGCCAGGTCTACGTCGACGGCGCCAACCTCAACGCGCTCGTCGGCCTGGCGAAGCCCGGCGAGTTCGGCGGCGACGTGTCGCACCTGAACCTGCACAAGACGTTCTGCATCCCGCACGGCGGCGGCGGTCCCGGTGTCGGCCCGGTCGCGGTCCGCTCGCACCTCGCCCCGTACCTGCCGAACCACCCCCTCCAGCCGGCCGCCGGCCCGGAGACCGGCGTCGGCCCGATCTCGGCGGCGCCGTGGGGTTCGGCCGGCATCCTGCCGATCTCCTGGGCGTACGTGCGGCTCATGGGCGGCGAGGGCCTCAAGCGCGCCACGCAGGTCGCCGTCCTCGCGGCGAACTACATCGCCAAGCGCCTGGAGCCGCACTTCCCGGTGCTGTACACCGGTCCGGGCGGTCTCGTCGCGCA from Streptomyces sp. MRC013 includes the following:
- a CDS encoding DNA polymerase IV codes for the protein MRAAPTILHLDMDAFFAAVEQAAKPSLRGKPVIVGGLGPRGVVATASYEARRFGVRSAMPMTQARRLAPNAAYLVPRFSVYRSVSGRVMELLGGLSPLVEPLSLDEAFVDLEAGGAAYDAEGARVVGERLRRDIRLVTGLTGSVGLAGSKMLAKIGSERAKPDGLVLIEPGTERALLAPMGVRTLPGVGPATEEHLRRAGMATVADLVEAGEDELVRLLGRAHGTSLYAMALGRDDRPVVAERDAKSVSVEDTFDVDLHDRARVRREVERLAERCVRRLRAAGRSGRTVVLKVRRYDFSTLTRSETLRGPTDDPVVVREAAARLLDAVDTTGGVRLLGVGVSGLADFTQEDLFAQASADGSRAVSGPRGDVPAAPTGAEEDAAGPQGPPPAPGGGGAGAGGGEPAGERRWAAGADVRHSVYGPGWVQGSGLGRVTVRFEGPGSAPGRVRTFRTDDPELEPSDPLPLVPEGGQPLPSAGVSEPTSGEGADGRGRS
- a CDS encoding PRC-barrel domain-containing protein, which gives rise to MQTDIDPRGLIGRKAFDRDGHRIGTVDEVYLDDATGVPKWAAVRTGLFGRDAFVPLEPSGLVDGHLRVPYGKSLVKDAPDLGVGRHLSPEQELRLHRHYDLPLPSAPSPDVGSDTPAEGSG
- the gcvP gene encoding aminomethyl-transferring glycine dehydrogenase, which encodes MTANRIPLSQLERGTPFEQRHIGPDAGARAKMLAQVGYGSLDELTAAAVPDVIKSAEALGLPEARTEAEVLAELRDLAGRNRVLAPMIGLGYYGTFTPPVILRNVMENPAWYTAYTPYQPEISQGRLEALLNFQTVVADLTGLPTSGASLLDEGTAAAEAMSLARRVGKVKDGVFLVDADALPQTIAVIETRAEPTGVEVVVADLGDGIPAEVAERGVFGVLLQYPGASGAVRDIKPLVDAAHELGAVVTVAADLLALTLLTPPGELGADIAVGTTQRFGVPMGFGGPHAGYMAVRDTFARSLPGRLVGVSVDADGDKAYRLALQTREQHIRREKATSNICTAQVLLAVMAGMYAVYHGPEGLKEIARRTHRYAAVLAAGLRAGGVELVHGAFFDTVTARVPGRAAEVVAAARGNGVNIHLVDADHVSVACDETTGRAQLSAVWAAFGVSGDIEALDAGTADALPEALLRTDAYLTHPVFHAHRSETAMLRYLRRLADRDYALDRGMIPLGSCTMKLNATTEMEPVTWPEFGQMHPFAPAEQAEGYLTLIHELEDRLAEITGYDKVSIQPNAGSQGELAGLLAVRAYHRANGDAQRTVCLIPSSAHGTNAASAVMAGMRVVVVKTADDGEVDVADLRAKIERHRDELAVLMITYPSTHGVFEEHVADICARVHEAGGQVYVDGANLNALVGLAKPGEFGGDVSHLNLHKTFCIPHGGGGPGVGPVAVRSHLAPYLPNHPLQPAAGPETGVGPISAAPWGSAGILPISWAYVRLMGGEGLKRATQVAVLAANYIAKRLEPHFPVLYTGPGGLVAHECIIDLRPLSKETGVSVDDIAKRLIDYGFHAPTMSFPVAGTLMIEPTESEDLTELDRFVDTMIAIRGEIEKVASGVWPADDNPLRNAPHTAAALGGEWNHAYSREEAVFPAGVSAADKYWPPVRRIDGAFGDRNLVCSCPPLDEYDA